A stretch of the Rhizomicrobium sp. genome encodes the following:
- a CDS encoding oligosaccharide flippase family protein, which produces MPFPKSLSRSTSFFTNTLLLVGGSGFSQFVLAATAPLLTRLYAPADFGVYAVLQSLANFAAAVASLRYETAIMLPRTDRAAANVAVLSFAAVGLLSLLTVPVTIVAWRVLGGVRGVRIPFELAMLVPLSIAALGVQQVLRSWFLRSHMFAAVTVLLVVQAVVMVGLQIAAGFAWGSQAFYLAAASLLGTVVSTFVVLPALRREGLGRLRQAISRRRLAAVARRYRRFPLYTAPFSFIAQITQRGPILLLALLAGPAATGAFALAQRTIYLPITVVITSLSQAFYRRAAGKLHDPVVHGLVRRVLLALVLLAGPLFILTAFDMPGIFAFVFGAAWREAGRYGAWLALAAFAMSLTFWLDRVFEMQGRQRLALVLETAFNLVCLPLLALVLYGTRSVEYTVIAFSMLSILYNLLYLGVSLDIARIERRLLFETVAAALAVVLYSMAIHYGLRALTDDDMLYAALAAALAMPPVVLGILIALGRIVPPRLAAARATSA; this is translated from the coding sequence ATGCCTTTTCCGAAATCGCTCTCGCGCAGCACCTCGTTCTTTACCAACACGCTGCTTCTGGTCGGTGGTTCCGGCTTCTCGCAGTTCGTCCTTGCCGCGACGGCGCCCCTGCTGACGCGTCTCTATGCGCCCGCCGATTTCGGCGTTTATGCCGTGCTGCAATCCCTGGCGAACTTCGCCGCGGCCGTCGCGAGCCTGCGTTACGAGACTGCGATCATGCTGCCCAGGACCGACCGGGCCGCCGCGAATGTGGCGGTCCTGTCGTTCGCGGCGGTCGGCCTTCTTTCGCTGCTGACGGTTCCCGTCACCATCGTCGCTTGGCGCGTGCTCGGCGGCGTGCGCGGGGTGCGGATTCCGTTCGAGCTTGCGATGCTGGTGCCGCTGTCGATCGCCGCGCTGGGCGTGCAGCAGGTCCTGAGAAGCTGGTTCCTGCGCTCGCATATGTTCGCCGCCGTGACCGTCCTGCTTGTCGTCCAGGCGGTGGTGATGGTCGGGCTGCAGATCGCCGCCGGCTTCGCCTGGGGCAGTCAGGCGTTCTATCTGGCCGCGGCCTCGCTATTGGGGACCGTCGTCTCGACCTTCGTCGTGCTGCCCGCGCTGCGCCGCGAGGGCCTGGGCCGCTTGCGGCAGGCGATTTCGCGGCGGCGGCTCGCGGCGGTGGCGCGTCGCTATCGCCGGTTTCCGCTCTACACCGCGCCATTCAGCTTCATCGCGCAGATCACCCAGCGCGGACCGATCCTGCTCCTGGCGCTCTTGGCAGGTCCCGCGGCGACCGGCGCCTTTGCGCTGGCGCAGCGCACGATCTACCTGCCCATCACGGTGGTCATCACCTCGCTCAGCCAGGCGTTCTACCGCCGGGCTGCGGGCAAGCTCCACGATCCCGTGGTGCATGGGCTCGTGCGCCGCGTGCTGCTGGCCCTCGTGCTGCTGGCGGGTCCGCTCTTCATCCTCACGGCGTTCGACATGCCGGGAATATTCGCCTTCGTGTTCGGCGCGGCCTGGCGCGAGGCCGGCCGCTACGGCGCCTGGCTGGCGCTTGCCGCCTTTGCGATGTCTCTCACCTTCTGGCTCGACCGGGTGTTCGAAATGCAGGGGCGTCAGCGCCTCGCGCTGGTCCTGGAGACCGCCTTCAACCTCGTCTGCCTGCCGCTGCTCGCGCTGGTCCTCTACGGCACGAGAAGCGTGGAGTACACCGTCATCGCCTTCAGCATGCTTTCGATCCTGTACAACCTGCTGTACCTGGGCGTCAGCCTGGACATCGCGCGCATCGAGCGGCGTCTGCTGTTCGAAACCGTCGCTGCCGCGCTTGCGGTGGTGCTGTACAGCATGGCCATTCACTACGGCCTGCGGGCGTTGACGGACGATGACATGTTGTACGCCGCACTGGCGGCGGCGCTTGCCATGCCGCCTGTCGTCCTCGGCATCCTGATCGCGCTGGGCAGGATCGTGCCGCCGCGCCTCGCTGCCGCTAGAGCGACCTCTGCTTGA
- a CDS encoding UTP--glucose-1-phosphate uridylyltransferase produces MAALKPVRKAVFPVAGMGTRFLPATKAVPKEMLTVVDKPVVQYAVEEAKEAGIEQFIFVTGRGKHIIEDHFDHAYELESLLSAREKTKELDSLLEGLPASGSVWFTRQQKPLGLGHAVWCARHMVGDEPFAVLLPDDLMAGKRGALAQMIDVYNQVGGGVVVAAEEKPKEELHRYGVFAIGATKGNAVEVTGMVEKPKPAAAPSRLTAIGRYIIQPEIFAELDRKEKGAGGEIQLTDSLARLIGRVPFHAVITDCQRYDCGDKAGFLQANIAMGLQREDIGPGLREWLKQRSL; encoded by the coding sequence ATGGCCGCTCTCAAGCCCGTCCGCAAAGCTGTTTTCCCGGTCGCCGGCATGGGGACGCGATTCCTTCCCGCCACCAAGGCGGTGCCCAAGGAAATGCTGACCGTGGTCGACAAGCCGGTCGTCCAATATGCGGTGGAGGAGGCCAAGGAAGCGGGCATCGAGCAGTTCATCTTCGTCACGGGCCGCGGCAAGCACATCATCGAGGACCATTTCGATCACGCCTATGAGCTCGAATCGCTGCTCTCGGCGCGCGAGAAGACCAAGGAGCTCGACAGCCTGCTCGAAGGCCTGCCGGCCAGCGGTTCGGTCTGGTTCACCCGGCAGCAGAAGCCGCTCGGGCTCGGCCATGCCGTGTGGTGTGCGCGGCACATGGTCGGCGACGAGCCCTTTGCCGTGCTGCTGCCCGACGACCTGATGGCCGGAAAGCGCGGCGCGCTGGCGCAGATGATCGACGTCTACAACCAGGTCGGCGGCGGCGTCGTGGTCGCGGCGGAGGAAAAGCCGAAGGAAGAACTGCACCGCTATGGCGTGTTCGCGATCGGCGCGACCAAGGGCAATGCGGTCGAGGTCACGGGCATGGTGGAGAAGCCCAAGCCCGCAGCCGCGCCATCGCGGCTTACCGCCATCGGGCGCTATATCATCCAGCCCGAGATTTTCGCCGAACTCGACCGCAAGGAAAAAGGCGCCGGCGGCGAGATCCAGCTCACCGACTCGCTGGCGCGCCTCATCGGGCGCGTGCCGTTCCACGCCGTGATCACCGACTGCCAGCGCTACGACTGCGGCGACAAGGCCGGCTTCCTGCAGGCCAATATCGCGATGGGCCTGCAGCGTGAGGACATTGGGCCCGGCCTCAGGGAATGGCTCAAGCAGAGGTCGCTCTAG
- a CDS encoding glycosyltransferase codes for MRVMMLNSDAPRFLESFYRTVPERQQASYAAQVAARADSLVGMADFYSRNFHALGHEAREVYVNNPWMLGAWAREHGMNVAPVVPQAGGAARSAIGARVRRALQPYRSWLLPVARQIGLSARLAQPAREILRAQIEDFAPDILLVQNIVLVDSDLLRSLRKPGRVIIGQHGVAPPTGIDYGVYDFAITLLPYVADHFRAAGLPAELVHLAFEPSVLERLPPPAEKDIELTFVGGIEAQYNDRIRMLEAICERYPVQLYLSGTAGLPASSPINKRQRGEVWGADMYRVLQRSQLTLNSHIDAVREFAGNMRLYEATGVGACLLTDAKSNLDTLFAPGREVATYTSVEDCLAQIGRLLENDGARQDIALQGQRRTLASHTYRQRVEQILSYVGRHGR; via the coding sequence ATGCGCGTCATGATGCTCAACAGCGACGCGCCCCGTTTCCTGGAATCATTCTATCGGACCGTCCCCGAGCGGCAGCAGGCCTCCTATGCCGCACAGGTCGCGGCCCGCGCCGACAGTCTGGTCGGGATGGCGGATTTCTATTCGCGGAACTTTCACGCCCTGGGGCATGAGGCGCGGGAAGTCTATGTGAACAATCCCTGGATGCTCGGCGCCTGGGCGCGCGAGCACGGGATGAACGTCGCGCCCGTCGTCCCGCAAGCCGGCGGCGCCGCGCGGTCGGCGATCGGCGCGCGGGTCCGCCGCGCCTTGCAGCCCTATCGCTCCTGGCTGCTGCCGGTCGCACGGCAAATCGGGCTGAGTGCACGGCTGGCACAGCCGGCGCGCGAGATCCTGCGCGCGCAGATCGAGGATTTCGCGCCCGACATCCTGCTTGTGCAAAACATCGTTCTGGTGGACAGCGATTTGCTGCGCAGCCTGCGCAAGCCCGGACGCGTGATCATCGGCCAGCACGGCGTGGCGCCGCCGACCGGCATCGACTATGGCGTCTATGATTTCGCGATAACGCTGCTGCCCTATGTCGCCGACCATTTCCGCGCCGCGGGACTGCCGGCCGAGCTCGTGCACCTGGCATTCGAGCCCAGCGTGCTGGAAAGGCTGCCGCCGCCCGCCGAAAAGGATATCGAGCTGACCTTCGTCGGGGGCATCGAGGCGCAGTACAACGACCGGATCCGGATGCTCGAGGCCATCTGCGAACGTTATCCCGTGCAGCTCTATCTTTCGGGCACCGCCGGCCTGCCGGCCTCGTCGCCGATCAACAAGCGGCAGCGCGGCGAGGTGTGGGGCGCCGACATGTATCGTGTCCTGCAACGCTCCCAGCTCACGCTCAATTCGCATATCGATGCGGTCCGCGAATTCGCCGGAAACATGCGGCTCTATGAGGCGACGGGCGTCGGCGCCTGCCTGCTCACCGACGCGAAGAGCAATCTCGACACGTTGTTCGCGCCGGGACGCGAGGTGGCGACCTATACCTCGGTCGAGGACTGCCTGGCGCAGATCGGCCGCTTGCTGGAAAACGACGGTGCACGCCAGGACATCGCGCTCCAAGGGCAGAGGCGCACGCTGGCGTCGCACACCTATCGCCAACGCGTGGAGCAGATCCTGAGTTATGTTGGACGTCATGGCCGCTAG